The Ziziphus jujuba cultivar Dongzao chromosome 1, ASM3175591v1 genome segment taatgtttttttttctttaattttgtcaacggttatcattaataaagctagatttaaCATGTTCTTAGTGGAAACACATACTATCatcggatggaattgtggtgattcttttgtgacggtggacaaatgtcaattatCGACGatgtatcggtaattaccgttGGGCATTAATAACATCCTTGTAACAGTAAGAAACTTACAAAATACTGAacacaaaatgatattttactAACACAATACAATAGATGACTTATAAAAAGGAGAAATGCAAATCTAAAAGAGGttggaagaagctttcaagCTGGGAATATTCtccaatctaaaactaactaaattttAATGCATACCATtaaaacaagttcaaatggtcccAGGAATTTTAATCTTTCATCTATATGATTAAGTTTGGGGCTTTGAGATTTTATATCATAACAGCATATGGTTATATAGATGGGGTCTATTTAAGCATTAAAAGTGCCTTTTTTTTATGATGAATTAAAAAGATATCTTCTGCTAGATACTGTTAGTACTATAGGCACTATATCAATGGTCCCATATGCCACATGGCCATTACAGAGGTATAGGACCTTACGAGGCGATACAAAGGTAAATCAAAACACAGCATAGTTGAATCGGTTTTTTTCTGCTGTGCTGGTGGTAAAAGTGGCTTGTCCAAACGAAGGGTAGGAACAAATATAGCAGATAATTATGAAACATAAGTACGATAATAGACAAACCTGCCCTTGTCATCCAGGCCCAATAAATTATCTCCAACTGGACCCTACAACAAATGACACTTGGATTTTGTTACGTTTGAAGGAGAATGACTGTCTACACAAGGAGCAGAGCTCGTTTAGATCTTTATAGAAACTTAGtaatgccccaaaaaaaaaaaaaaaaggcaaagaacAGAGGTCCCACCTTAATTAAGCAGATGTTGGAGGACAAAGAACCATTTATGTTCCATGCCACAACTAAGCAAAAGTCCTtgtatcaaattaaaattattttgttttggaaaggCTAAAGAATGAAGATGATAAAAGCAAGCATCATAGAGATATAACGATTGAGAgactaattttcattttcattatttttgttcCATAATAGAGAACAAAATAAGTAAAAGAGTACTTACCaacatgtataatatatatacattcttgTATGGTtcgcatttttatttttttttttcctctctgcaATCTCACAGGTTTAGAAAAATTACCTCTTCAAGTACCTTCTAACCTAAATTACCTCTCCAGAAAAATTACCGCTTCAAGTACTTTCTAACCTATATATTAACACTTCTTCATTCACTTAAGATATAGTCCCttccaaaaaaagcaaaaatttaaCAGCTGGTTTTTATTTCCTTCTAGTGTCTCTATATGCTCTCTCCCCTTTCAGATTAAGAATGGAtgcaatattaaatttgtttcacAACTTGAGAAACCAAGCGGATACTGAGAGTACCAAAGTATCTGTTTATATAACAATTAGCATACTCAGATAACAATATAGGACCCTTCTGAACACATACCACACTCATTCTTGctttaactttaaaataataacttaaataaaataatacaattcataTTCTTGTGAACAATACAACTGAGGGGAAAGATTGATAGTCTCCTACAGAAAAAATCGTCTGAGATGAATTATCAAAAATAGCACCTCCAAGTGCTTCAagagtgataaaaaaaattttaaaaaaaaaattcaaaatgttaaTGGAATGGCATAAGGTAAAAAATTTGGCATTTTGAGACATGACATCTTTGTCGCTGCATGCTCAAACTTCTTGATAGTAGCTTCATTCTCCTCCAAGCTAGTCTGAACAAAATACTTGACCCACCAGGATGAACTCCTCATCTTAGCcttcaaaaaggaaaataaaaataaaaatgccagTGTGTCggttatttagaaaattaaattgtttataagaTGATATTCAGACTAAAGCAGCCACGAGACACAGGAATATCTGCAGCACAATAATATGAGCTCAAATATTAAGATAAACCAGCCTTTCAAATGAAAACCTTTCATTCCTAAAGCAAaaaaggttgtttttttttcttcggtaagctttttaaattccttatattttctttgattCCTAAACCTCTCCATCCAATCTCACCATCTCAAGCAAAGGAAGATTATCATGAAAATGATCAATAACAAAATGTTAGCAGTTAATAGCTTATCACAATGAATTAAACAacttttgaaataaaagaaaagcataTGAAAAATAAGTTTCAAATGCAGATATTCTTACCACCCTTCCATATTTGGATTCTGAAACTTTAGCTTTCCGATGACCAGGAGAGCCTGAATGGACATTTCAAAAGATGTCACTAGAaaacaatcatatatttttcatcCCAATATAGAAGTTTTACTACCATAAGTATCAAGCAAAGATTACTTTGAAGTTTGAACATCATAATAGAGCAGTTTTCTCAAAGAACTGATATCATTTAAATACTATGACTGTCCAGTACATTCAAACACAACaaggaaaatcaaaatttgctGTCAAATAGAAATGTGAATATTAGAGAaccttcttttaatttattaaatgtttaaagCATCTCATAATATTACAACATAATTTATACGAAAACTTTAAAAACATCCTACCACCTTTTGCTTTCGTTGGCATGTGGGAAGGCATTAAGGAAAAAATCTTAAAGCAttccaatttaataattgtgaaACTTGGGATTAAGAAAAATGCACCAAGATTGGAAGATAACATCATAATCTCATATAAAATTTGGTTTTCATGGTCTTCACTAAAAGATACTTATGTGCCAATTATCCATATATCTTATGTTCAGGAAGCACAGATTGCCAATCAATGCAAAAAAAAACAGTTACTAGAGACTCAGAATAAAGAGAGCATAAAGAGCAGCAATAGATAACCACATAGAAATGCAATTAACAAACAAAATACAGGGTAAAGCCTCTGTACTTTCACAAAATCTATTTAACAACTGTACGATCTTTTCACCTGTAAAGATCACAAGCCCATCAATAGATACCCTTGCCAGATCTGGGAGGGTCTTGTTAAGGTACCTAGGAGACAAATATTCCAATGCATCTGAAACAATTACGAGAGAAAATGATTTTGGCCTGTATGGAAGTGGAAACTTGATGTCGGCAATAGGCACAATGCCTTTCTTCATAAGAGCTTTGCAGTTTCTATCAGCATCCTCTATGTCATATGGTTCCACACCCGAGGCTTCAGTTTCTTTCTCCTTTAGCAATTTAGAAACCACTGAACAAGTATCAGGGCCAACATGCAGAATTTTGTGCATGCTGTCACCATATGCCTTTGCTAGGATGGGAATTGCTCGTTGGACCTCCACCGTGCATAAAAATCACCTGGAAATAAAAGGAAGTTAAAATCCTCAAAAGAGGTGACACCATGGAAAGTTAAGCTCTTTTTCAGAAGGAACAATTTCAACTTAATCTACCATGAACTTTTATATAACTTTTCAATTGGGTTGGCACTTCTACAATGTTCAAACAAGCGAGCAGCAAATATGCATTTTAAAGTTAGTTACTCAACAGTGAAATACATTATGAATTGATTGATCATAGGCTACATTGTTCATGGAAAATATGGTTTAAGCATGGTCGAAGCCTTACTACACAGGAATAGCTAAAGGAAAGCTCTGGGGAAAAAAATATCATCCGAGACTAAATCATCAAATACATAGTTATGCATCCATAATCACTCCACCTTTGatttcaaaatccaaaattcaTGAATAAATTCCAAGTAACACAAAATATGCAGCAACTAACATACGAAAATGtcaaacaaacaagaaaaaaagacccaaaaaaaaaaatatttaccttcaACCTTGCCAACAGCCTCCTTAATGTTGACAAATCCACCTGTCATATTAAAGCTGAATTGCAGTCAAGCATAGCGAGTATAACAAAAATATCCCGCAAAGTAGTTCTCAGCCAAAACGTGATTGATAAACAGCCTCCCTAATGTTGACAAATCCACCTGTCATATTAAAGCCGAATTGCATTCAAGCATAGCGAGTATAACAAAAATATCCCGCAAAGTAGTTCTCAGACAATAACAAATTGATCataaattttatgatatgaTTACAGGGTTTAGATAATGAAAATTTGTGGTGGTCTATAACAAAAACTAGGAAATACACGATCAGACAATCATTTCCAGAGAAGTTCATATTCCTAAAGTGCGGAATTATAAGATGCCATTATCAAAATCAGCTCTTTATGTGTGTTTTACTTGCACGTACGTGTGATAAGTTAACATAGATAGTAACAAGGTAAAAACAACTATACTAAGATACGAATCAGTATCTTAAGACGGTGTATTTTATGACAGTTGTGCTGTCAAATATGGCATAGAAAAGGCTCAGAATTTATGACATACCCATTAAATTGAACAAGCGGAATGGTGACAACACGAATTTGATTTTTGGAAGTGCAACGAAAGCCCATGaaacagctcctacaaaaggctctgttggtatcaatctcaatttgacccaaagttccccatcaatatcaaaatctcgaacaccaattgacaccacaattggtataatgccaaactttagtgacagcattaaaagcatacagGCACCTCCAGTATAACAGAGACAGATTTGgtacctggatgaaatcaaaagaaatatctgcagttagttaaaatatttagcatacaagtttcaaaaaaaataattaaatatttagagtatccataaagaaaaaaaaaaacataatcctAATTTTGATTCCAACTTATCCTAAAAttaatcaggaaaaaaaaaaaaacacccacaaatgttttaaaaaaaacccCCAAAAACTAATCAAATCGAAaaatcaaaggaaaaataaagcaaacagACCAAGCGTTTTATCAAAGAGGCCAAGCAAAACAACAAGCTTGGGCATTTGCTTCCGCCATGAAGCACCACCCTTGAGCTTCGTATAAAAATCCATGTCCTCCTTCTTCACAATACCCTAATTTCGAATTCcaaaccatcaatttctttgtatggaattttgaCGACCAGAGAGATGAAACGAGGCTGTTTGGCAAAAAGgcaactaagtgaagaaagcttgatgaatgagaagaaATGAGCCAGCTTTGGGGGAAAGATgatgaaagagaagagaaaaatcggatgaaaaaaagaaaaaaaaaacagaaaaaaaattaaaaaaataaaaatatttaatttggatataaaaatattttaagataaattaaaaaggtataaaaaaaatactaaatgaaAAGGTAAAAATCGTTAAGGTCGTTCCTACAAAGACATTGgaccaaattttccaaataaatattatatatatgtgtatatatatgaaacaaggCCCAACCCATTAATAGAGGGCAACCAATAACCCCAAGCCCAACCCATTAATAACAGAAGACTGAATAAAAGCAAAACCCTGGCTGTACCTCGCTTCCTCTTTGGAGCCTCTCTCTGTGCCGCTCTGTGAAAACGAAGACGCTGAGAAATATCTGAGATTAGGTAACCGTCTCTTTGTGCTTTCaagatttggtttttatttttcattattgttaagTTTTATTCAAATTAGGCTGTAAACGAACTATAGCTTTCTGGGTATGGTTAAATTTATACGTTTTCTGTTTATTATATGTTTAGCGCTCTTTATGTCTATATAGGgaataaattcttaaaaaaaaaaaaaaaaaaagtttcagttTTTCATTCTGGTTCTGCGCCAGTTTTCATGTTTGTTCTATTTTGAGCTTGTAGAAAAGATTTCCAagctttaattatataatatatatatatatatatatatatgtatatatatattttttacacttTTCTTACTCTATCATGTACTTTACCCTTGGAAAAACTTTTTATGTTTCGTGTTTGATTGAATCTCTTGCTTATCAATTATAGATTGgtcttttcttagtttttcttttccttttcgaAGTATCGTATTGTTTATGCCAAATGTTCTGGTTAGAATTCTTGGCTTTGTTTGATGCTGGTGAGATGAGATTAAGAGTCAGAGGTTTATTTTCACTTTGCTACAATGTTTAGGTGCTGAGAcgtggaaggaaaaaaagactTTGGATCTCAAATAATCTTGCATGTAGCTTCTTGCAGTTGATTTTGTTATTCAATAACCctgtctttttgttttccattggTCAGTTTAGTTGTCCATAAAGCTGTTAGTTAACTGTCAGGGTATTTACGTGCGTCTATCTGTTGCTTCAGCATATAGGATTCTGGAGCATTTTTGCTGGTTAAGTTGCTGCAATTTGATATTTGGTTTttcatttcaaaagaaaaataattgaaaggAATATAATATTGGCTCTATTACAAGGGATAGGGAAAGCAACTTTAGAGTGAACTAGGACAAGGAATCCCTGATTCCCGTTAATCATAATAATTAGATATACTTACAAATAGCTTACACTTTCATGACCTTGTTTTCCCAAACTCATTATCTTTGGTTATTTTgactttcaaaattttgttcCAATTTCCCTTGTATTTAcagcaattatttttattttatttttttaaggttagTTTAAACTAAATTTTGTTGAATCTCTCAAGGTTCAGAGTTAGAACAACTGGAAAATGCAGTCTAAGGAGGCTCCTGCTTCCATGGAAGTAGAAGAAAATCATTCTGGACCAAATTCTACATCTGGTTCTTTGCCACCAAAGCCGAAGTTTGAGCCTTTGAAGCCTCATGAGATGTCTGATGGTCAAATTCAATTCCGGAAAGTCTCGGTTCCTCCTCATCGTTATTCGCCTCTTAAGAAAGCATGGATGGATATCTACACGCCAATATATGAGCAGATGAAGATTGACATTCGAATCAATCTCAAGGCTCGCAAGGTTGAATTAAAGACCAGAACAGACACACCTGATGTTAGTAATCTACAGAAGTCTGCCGATTTTGTTCATGCTTTCATGATGGGTTTCGATGTGATAGACGCCATTGCACTTCTGCGGATGGATGAGCTCTATGTGGATTCTTTTGAGATCAAGGATGTTAAGACTCTTCGTGGAGAGCACTTGTCTCGTGCCATAGGAAGATTGTCTGGTAAAGGTGGTAAAACAAAGTTTGCGATTGAGAATGCTACAAAGACTAGGATTGTAATTGCAGACACCAAGATTCACATACTGGGGTCTTTTGCAAATATTAAGGTTGCTAGGGACTCTCTTTGTAGCCTTATTTTAGGTTCACCTGCTGGAAAGGTGTATTCAAAATTAAGAGCAGTGACTGCTAGATTGGCAGAAAGGTTTTGATTCTGTAAGGCAGTAAAAGTTTTGATTCTTCATTTGTAATATTGTGAGTGAGTGTAGTTTGGCTTAGTGTTAAACATGTGAGGAGCCTGTTATGTCAAATTACTCGATTGTTATGATTTCATGCATACTTACATTCCTTTCTTGGATCTTCATTCAACAGCAGATTAACCAAACATAATcgcaaaaaatattgtttttcgtATCTAAAGGTCATATGCCTGCTACACGGAACATGAGTTTATATGCTATTGATGATTATTTCCctcttttgttattattatttttttatagactATGAATCATATTCTATGGTAGGTGGAAGTTTATTCCACCACTCTGATTTTTGCTCCATCATGGATGTGTTATGTAATTACCTACCATAATCAGCTAGCAGATAATGTGCATAGCAGACGATGTATGTGTTTGAAAAGGGTAGTTTTAAATTAAATCGAGGTTCCAAAAGGTGTGAGGCAATAAGCTTAGGCGCGGCTTcatgataacaaaaatataggaacACCCTATTACGCATTACCTTGAAAGTTAAGATATGTAAGTCTATATCATCCTGATTGATGCGTTAAAGTTAGCAAGAACTAATCACAATaatagatttataaaaatttcaagtttttagatttccaataaaaataatcttttaaaTCATAAATACTATAATTACTTAACAATTTACGGGGATATCTAACCATAGAGAAGTagtcattttttcattttaatttattttggtttattgttcaaaaaaaaaaaaaaaaagagacaaacaAACTTCATTGGTTTATTTAATCTTAaaagatgaaatttttaaaaaaataaaaaggcggGCCTTATTGCACGCACCTAAGCCTCGCTTTAGTGACAAGATAAATCGTTGAGCTAGCTTGTCGTAGGGTGATATGGTTACTTGCGCAGAAACAATCCTCAAAAGAATTTACCATTAAGAGATCTATAACAAAATGGAAGTTCtaacagaaaagaaaatttcaatggaaaagGTTTAGAACATCAAATGGTTCAAGTTTTCATTTGAATTGCAACACTTTTCGCTGGTATAGATAGCTTAAATGAAATGAGCTACCTAATATACAATTTCTgaactaaaattttttttttataattgaatttttccaataaatcatTATTCGCCCAATAAATCAATTGAAGTACATGTCCGATTCAACCCCCAAAAAGAAATCCAGCTGCCTGTTCTTCGTTGCCATTAAATAATTTAAGAGCTTGTATGACCGCCTCTCTTCCGAACCCTAGCTCAACAAGCTTTGCAACTTTGGCTTCAAAATCATTCCCCTGCACCACATAATTATTTGATAGAATCTCAGGCAATTTCTTCTCATTACAAACTGTACCGACCATGAAGTGCTTGTATAATAACGGCAGCGGTAAACTCAACAAGAATTGTTGACTGATAGCTATAATATAGTAGAGGCTAAATTTCTACAATGAAATTATCAAAGATAAAAAGAACTTTTACCTGAGCTGTGTCACCGCGAGCATTTCCTGCAGATCCATCACATGGGAAAGGgacgaaaaagaagaagaaagaaatcacTCATTATCATGAAAAACCATTTCATGTCAAGCAAATATGAATAAATTCAAGAAGTGAGAACCAACGAATTAAATCAtactaatacaaaataaatggaATATGAAGTATCCCCTGACAACTACAACTAAATTCAAAAACTAACCAGAAGACTGGCCTCCTGTTGATACGGTTTTGCTTTTACCTGTTGTTCCAGATGTCAACTGAAGAGTAACAGAAGAATAAAGAAAGTTAGATAGAGTTCAGCATATATACTAGAACTGCAGTGCCAAATATGACTACAcgaaaatggttttttttttttttggtttggggtAGGAGCCACAAGTATATGATGGAGTTAACCCAATTAAGAATTTAAAGTACTGCAATTTTTCACCTCACACAAAACCAATAAACTCCTACTGGCGTTATTAATATCCAGAAAACTATTGCTTTCAGAGTCAATGAGAGTAGCTATAAATTGTCTATGAGCCAATCTTTGTTatgtaaattttctttcaaacaatAGTACATTCACACTCATGCATGAGGAAAGAACAATTCGTTTTTGGAAATCTCTCTTTGAAGATGATGGAAAAGTCCAGAATGTGACCCTCTAAattcttttttcaataatatgtgCAAGAGCAGAATTTGCATAAAAATGTTCTAAGAAATCAGATATAAACTGCAGAATTATGTGATCAGTCAATACAACATCCAGAAATATTCACTTAGAGGAAAACTACCAAGGTAAAGGTATACTTACCACATCTCCAGAACCAGATGCTTGCTTGGAGTGCCTTTGTTCATCAAGAAAATGAGAAGGTATGTCTTTTTCTGAAATTGATACATAACGGACAGTTAAATGTCTTTCTTTCAAAAAGATTGACCATGATGATTTCCAGAGATTTAGTTGCAAAGAAAGAAGCTCATGCATATACAAATTGAAAAGTGAGCAACTCTTAAGTGTTAGAGCACTCGGAGATTGAAAGACCAACCTTGCAAAAATGGGACAGAAACTTCTCCTCCACCAACTCTGAGAACATTCTCTCTTAAATCTATGATACACTGAAATCATAAGCTAACTCAGAAATGACAAGAGATTATGAACCACAGAGAAAGATGCATCTATAAgccattaattaaataaaggacGCTACCTGATGCTTACGGAGCATATCCAGaccaaagagaaattccatatTGGGAGCATCCAGTACCAAGAATGAGCAAGGGTAAAATATATTCCCAATCTACCGGTAGAATATCAATTATGTGTTAGCCAAGCATCAAAAATGATCATTTAAATGCTAGCATTATCcaattcattaattttattaataataacaagggCAATTAGGAAAATTATATCGATTGTGTATAGAAAAGGGACTGTGTGTTTGTATACTTTATACACATA includes the following:
- the LOC107417625 gene encoding uncharacterized protein LOC107417625, whose protein sequence is MQSKEAPASMEVEENHSGPNSTSGSLPPKPKFEPLKPHEMSDGQIQFRKVSVPPHRYSPLKKAWMDIYTPIYEQMKIDIRINLKARKVELKTRTDTPDVSNLQKSADFVHAFMMGFDVIDAIALLRMDELYVDSFEIKDVKTLRGEHLSRAIGRLSGKGGKTKFAIENATKTRIVIADTKIHILGSFANIKVARDSLCSLILGSPAGKVYSKLRAVTARLAERF